One region of Pleuronectes platessa chromosome 18, fPlePla1.1, whole genome shotgun sequence genomic DNA includes:
- the hdac1 gene encoding histone deacetylase 1, whose protein sequence is MALSPGTKKKVCYYYDGDVGNYYYGQGHPMKPHRIRMTHNLLLNYGLYRKMEIYRPHKASGEEMTKYHSDDYIKFLRSIRPDNMSEYSKQMQRFNVGEDCPVFDGLFEFCQLSTGGSVAGAVKLNKQQTDIAINWAGGLHHAKKSEASGFCYVNDIVLAILELLKYHQRVLYIDIDIHHGDGVEEAFYTTDRVMTVSFHKYGEYFPGTGDLRDIGAGKGKYYAVNYPLRDGIDDESYEAIFKPIMAKVMEMYQPSAVVLQCGADSLSGDRLGCFNLTIKGHAKCVEYIKSFNLPLLMLGGGGYTIRNVARCWTYETAVALDCSIPNELPYNDYFEYFGPDFKLHISPSNMTNQNTNEYLEKIKQRLFENLRMLPHAPGTQMQAIPEDAPHPDSGDEDEEDPDKRVSIRAHDKRIACEEEFSDSEDEAEGHGGGRRNAANHKKPKRVKKEEEKEGEEKKEVKEEEKEEEKMDTSGPKEEVKTT, encoded by the exons ATGGCGCTGTCTCCAGgaacaaagaaaaaagtttgCTATTACTATGACG GTGACGTGGGGAACTACTACTATGGCCAGGGCCATCCCATGAAACCCCACAGGATCCGCATGACACACAACCTCCTTCTCAACTATGGACTGTACAGGAAAATGGAGATTTAT CGGCCACACAAAGCCAGTGGTGAAGAGATGACAAAATACCACAGCGATGACTACATCAAGTTCCTGAGGTCCATCCGACCAGACAACATGTCTGAGTACAGCAAACAGATGCAGAGAT TCAATGTAGGAGAGGACTGTCCAGTGTTTGACGGTCTGTTCGAGTTCTGCCAGCTCTCAACAGGAGGCTCTGTCG CTGGAGCAGTGAAGCTGAACAAGCAGCAGACAGATATCGCCATTAACTGGGCAGGTGGACTCCATCACGCCAAGAAGTCTGAAGCTTCTGGTTTCTGCTACGTCAACGACATCGTCCTGGCCATCCTCGAGCTGCTCAA GTACCATCAGAGAGTGTTATACATAGACATCGACATTCACCACGGTGATGGGGTGGAGGAGGCCTTCTACACCACAGACCGAGTCATGACTGTCTCCTTCCACAAGTATGGGGAGTACTTCCCCGGCACCGGAGACCTGAGA GACATTGGAGCTGGGAAGGGCAAGTACTATGCAGTCAACTACCCACTGAGAGACGGCATCGACGATGAGTCCTATGAAGCTATCTTTAAACCA atCATGGCTAAAGTCATGGAGATGTACCAGCCAAGTGCTGTGGTTCTCCAGTGTGGAGCTGATTCTCTCTCTGGAGACAGACTGGGCTGCTTCAACCTTACCATCAAAG GCCACGCCAAATGTGTTGAGTACATCAAAAGCTTCAACCTGCCGCTGCTGATGCTGGGCGGCGGCGGCTACACCATTCGTAACGTGGCTCGTTGCTGGACCTATGAAACGGCTGTGGCCCTGGACTGCTCCATCCCTAACGAGCTGCCCTACAACGATTACTTTGAGTACTTTGGGCCCGACTTCAAGCTGCACATCAGCCCGTCCAACATGACCAACCAGAACACCAACGAGTACCTGGAGAAGATCAAGCAGCGTCTGTTTGAAAACCTGCGCATGCTGCCACACGCCCCCGGTACCCAGATGCAGGCGATCCCAGAGGACGCCCCGCACCCCGACAGCggagacgaggacgaggaggacccCGACAAACGCGTCTCCA TTCGGGCCCATGACAAGAGGATAGCATGTGAGGAGGAGTTTTCTGACTCTGAGGACGAGGCGGAGGGGCACGGAGGAGGCCGCCGGAACGCAGCCAACCACAAGAAGCCGAAACGAGTcaagaaggaagaagagaaggaaggagaggaaaagaaag aagtgaaagaggaggagaaggaggaagagaagatggaCACGTCAGG ACctaaagaggaggtgaagacaacTTGA